From a region of the Oryzias melastigma strain HK-1 linkage group LG4, ASM292280v2, whole genome shotgun sequence genome:
- the cp gene encoding ceruloplasmin: MHRFGIRTLLLFCCTAICVSGMRREYFLKIEEVTWNYAPSGMNVIQNKTLQEDEDAAVFLKKGPQRIGSTYKKAVYKQYSDATYRTEVVKPNWLGYLGPVLMAEEGDTVIVNLKNSASRPYSIHPHGLNYSKGSEGALYPDGTSHLLKQDDSVPPGRTVTYEWTLPESHSPTADDNNCMTRFYHSHVCTIKDINSGLIGPLLICKRGTLDVHGDRSADYTYALLFMVADENFSWYLDENIRTHITNPVGDLKDDEDFIESNKMHGINGFLYGNLPGLSMCQGNKIQWHMIGLGNEVDMHSVHFHGQILTVLKHHTDTVSLFPASSFTAEMVADNPGHWLLACNVNDHLMAGMQALFEIKKCFPNVHKPRPYGELRQYFIAAEEEVWDYAPTVPNDGEAQEFVTKGQNRIGSRYKKVRYVEYTDNSFMTKMLRSPEEQHLGILGPVLRAEEKDTIRVVFKNKASRPYTIQPHGVQYSIEQDGTLYYNELEESYTEKKLRELKKQPRVVTPPPAASVRPGIVYTYEWTVPQGAGPVEGEADCLTYLYYSAVDPVKDTSSGLVGPLLICRPGSLKKGIQKHYNKEFHLMATVFDENLSWYLDENIQTFTTSPKTVKKEDDGFMESNKMHAINGYVYNNLPGLRMCKGDTVSWHLSALGSETDIISFYFQGNRFIYRQNRRDSISVFPHISHTVTMEPDSMGQFEVVSATLDHYRNGMRANYTVEKCGLFQRQGEVMFHSKTYYIAAVEIDWDYSPNRTWEAEMFRDRGMNPAPIFIDPQGGFIGSRYKKVVYRQYTSDKFTKQVEKTPDMEHLGIMGPMIHANVGEKVKIVFKNMASRPYSIHAHGIKTESPDVHETKAGETHTYTWYINKNTGPTEEQEECSVSAYYSTVDVAKDLYSGLIGPLVICRRSWGRTLGLKKPVEEIAMLFLVFDENESWYLDENIRRFIRNPRPNIKDNEDFIESNKMHAINGYVYGNLHLYMEAGDKVYWYLMAMGNEVDIHTVHWHGHSVEYKLGGNQHRVDSYELFPATFQTVKMRPQYPGTWLVHCHVTDHIKAGMEAMYTVTEKAQRSGIFG; encoded by the exons ATGCACAGGTTTGGCATAAGAACTCTGTTGCTCTTTTGTTGCACTGCAATATGTGTTTCTGGGATGAGAAGAGAGTATTTTCTCAAGATAGAAGAGGTAACTTGGAACTACGCACCGAGCGGGATGAACgttattcaaaacaaaacactccAGGAGGATGA agaTGCTGCAGTCTTTTTGAAAAAGGGCCCTCAGCGAATCGGCTCCACCTACAAGAAGGCAGTTTACAAACAGTACAGTGACGCCACCTACAGAACAGAGGTGGTCAAACCCAACTGGCTGGGCTACCTGGGCCCAGTGCTGATGGCCGAGGAGGGAGACACGGTGATCGTCAATCTCAAAAACTCTGCCTCCAGACCTTACAGCATCCACCCACATGGACTGAACTACAGCAAAGGCAGCGAGG GAGCTCTATATCCAGATGGAACAAGTCATCTACTGAAACAAGACGACTCGGTGCCCCCTGGTAGAACTGTGACCTATGAGTGGACCCTCCCAGAATCCCACAGTCCAACAGCTGATGACAACAACTGCATGACCCGGTTCTACCACTCGCATGTCTGCACAATAAAAGACATCAACTCAGGACTCATAGGACCCCTTCTCATCTGTAAAAGAG GAACTCTGGATGTACATGGGGACAGATCTGCAGACTACACCTACGCTCTGCTGTTCATGGTGGCGGATGAAAACTTCAGCTGGTATCTTGATGAAAACATCAGGACGCATATCACCAACCCCGTTGGAGACCTAAAAGACGATGAAGATTTCATTGAGAGCAATAAGATGCACG GAATAAATGGCTTTCTGTACGGCAATCTGCCAGGACTGAGCATGTGCCAAGGTAACAAGATTCAGTGGCACATGATTGGTTTAGGCAATGAG GTGGACATGCATTCGGTTCATTTCCACGGTCAGATCCTGACAGTCCTGAAACACCACACGGACACAGTCAGTCTGTTCCCGGCCTCCAGTTTTACTGCTGAAATGGTGGCAGACAATCCAGGACACTGGCTGCTCGCCTGCAACGTCAATGACCATCTGATGG CTGGAATGCAGGCTCTATTTGAGATCAAGAAGTGTTTTCCTAATGTCCATAAGCCACGGCCTTACGGCGAGCTCAGACAGTACTTTATCGCTGCTGAAGAAGAGGTCTGGGATTACGCTCCAACAGTCCCAAATGACGG TGAGGCACAGGAATTTGTGACCAAAGGACAAAACCGCATTGGAAGTCGCTATAAGAAGGTTCGCTACGTGGAATACACTGACAACAGCTTCATGACGAAGATGCTACGCAGCCCAGAGGAGCAACATCTGGGAATTTTGG GCCCAGTTCTGCGCGCTGAAGAAAAAGACACCATCCGGGTTGTTTTTAAGAACAAAGCCAGCCGGCCGTACACCATACAGCCCCACGGAGTGCAGTACAGTATAGAACAGGATGGGACTCTCTACTACAATGAACTTGAGG AGTcgtacacagaaaaaaaactgagagaGCTGAAAAAACAACCGA GGGTGGTGACTCCTCCACCAGCGGCTTCGGTCAGACCTGGGATAGTGTACACCTATGAGTGGACAGTACCTCAGGGTGCAGGACCTGTGGAGGGGGAAGCCGACTGTCTGACGTACCTGTACTACTCGGCCGTTGACCCAGTTAAAGACACCAGCTCCGGTCTGGTGGGACCTCTTCTTATCTGTCGGCCGGGATCTCTGAAGAAAGGAATACAG AAACACTACAACAAAGAGTTTCACCTCATGGCCACGGTGTTTGATGAGAACCTCAGCTGGTATCTTGATGAGAACATTCAGACTTTCACCACGTCTCCCAAGACGGTCAAAAAAGAGGATGATGGCTTCATGGAGAGCAATAAGATGCATG CTATCAACGGGTATGTGTATAACAACTTACCAGGCCTGAGGATGTGCAAAGGGGACACAGTCTCATGGCACCTGTCAGCACTGGGATCAGAGACGGACATCATCAGCTTTTATTTCCAGGGGAACCGTTTCATCTACCGGCAGAACAGACGAGACAGCATCAGCGTTTTCCCTCACATCTCACACACCGTCACCATGGAGCCAGACAGCATGG gTCAGTTTGAAGTGGTGTCGGCCACTTTGGACCATTATCGTAATGGGATGCGAGCCAACTACACTGTGGAGAAATGTGGCCTATTTCAGCGTCAGGGTGAGGTGATGTTTCACTCAAAAACGTATTACATCGCTGCTGTGGAGATAGACTGGGACTACTCTCCAAACCGCACCTGGGAGGCAGAGATGTTCAGGGATCGCGGAATGAA tcCTGCCCCCATTTTCATTGATCCACAAGGAGGATTCATAGGTTCCCGCTACAAAAAGGTTGTATACCGACAGTACACCAGTGACAAGTTCACAAAGCAAGTGGAAAAAACACCTGACATGGAGCACCTCGGCATCATGG GTCCGATGATTCATGCTAATGTtggagaaaaagttaaaatagtttttaagaaCATGGCATCCAGACCTTACTCGATCCACGCCCACGGAATCAAGACGGAGTCCCCCGATGTCCATGAAACGAAAGCAG GTGAAACTCACACATATACCTGGTACATCAACAAGAACACAGGGCCAACCGAGGAGCAGGAAGAGTGTTCAGTGTCAGCGTACTACTCCACCGTAGATGTAGCAAAG GACCTGTACAGCGGGCTGATTGGTCCACTGGTGATCTGCCGCCGAAGCTGGGGCAG GACCCTCGGACTAAAGAAGCCAGTGGAGGAGATAGCAATGCTTTTCTtagtttttgatgaaaatgaaagcTG GTATCTTGATGAAAACATTAGAAGATTCATCAGAAACCCTCgaccaaacataaaagacaatGAAGACTTTATTGAAAGCAATAAGATGCACG CCATTAACGGTTATGTGTATGGCAACCTGCATTTGTACATGGAGGCGGGTGATAAAGTGTACTGGTACCTGATGGCAATGGGCAATGAGGTGGACATACACACTGTTCATTGGCACGGTCACAGCGTGGAATATaag ctggGAGGAAACCAACATCGTGTTGATTCCTATGAACTGTTTCCAGCCACCTTTCAG ACAGTGAAGATGCGACCGCAGTATCCCGGTACGTGGCTGGTCCACTGCCATGTTACCGACCACATTAAAGCTGGAATGGAAGCCATGTACACAGTCACTGAAAAAG CCCAAAGAAGTGGAATTTTTGGCTGA
- the LOC112150414 gene encoding ceruloplasmin, which yields MHSFCVRTVLLFISSTLCVSGITREYFIQIEEVEWNYAPSGMNLIQNRPIDEDEEASIFLKRGPQRIGAVYKKAVYKQYTDATYGQEIPKPIWLGYMGPMLMAESGDKVVIHLKNLASRPYTVHPHGLTYTKGKEGALYPDGTGPMLKEDDAIPPGKVFTYEWVLTDNHGPTSDDSNCVTRFYHSHLNTAKDISSGLLGPLLICKKGTLGTCGDKYANQAFTVMFMVSDENLSWYIDANIETFVSDPIENLKNDEGFIESNKMHAINGFMYGNLPGLNICQGNKVNWYTIGFGNEVDMHSVHFHGQILTALNHHTDTLSLFPASSITAAMVAQNPGLWLLACNVNDHFLAGMQAFFRIFICHPNAHKKSSVSKLREYFIAAQEQVWNYAPNIPEESEAQIFVSNGPNRIGSSYKKVRYVGYTDSSFRKKIHHDTQDHLGILGPVLRAEEGDLIRVVFKNEASRPYSVQAHGVQYTIDQEGTLYSDRYQGHETPLPASFVRPGAVYAYEWTVPNGAGPEEGEPDCLTYLYYSAVDQVKDTSSGLVGPLLICRPGSLEEGMQKNYNKEFHLMATVFDENLSWYLDENIQTFTTSPQTVDKQDTGFIMSNKMHAINGYVYNNLPGLRMCKGDKVSWHLSALGTETDIISFYFQGNRFIYRQNRRDSISVFPHISHTVTMEPDSMGQFEVASATLDHYRYGMRANYIVDWSNLYQRRNWITHTRTYFIAAVEIEWDYSPSRAFEAELYNGVNNPAIIFVDRGTGFIGSRYKKVVYREFTDCTFTTEVRRGPDMNHLGVMGPIIHAFVGEQVKIVFKNMASRTYSIHAHGVKTASPHVYETKPGEIHTYTWYITKNTGPTPEQEPCIASAYFSTVDVTKDLNSGLIGPLVICRGWNKIFRLKGNVKEFATLFFIFDENDSWYLDDNIKEYISNPQPDLKSDENFIESNKMHGINGYVYGNLHLYMEVGNRVYWHILGMGNEVDIHTVHWHGHSLEYKLGGNLYRTDVYELFPATFQTTKLIPLFPGSWLFHCHVHDHIKAGMEAVYTVLEKPRIH from the exons ATGCACAGCTTCTGTGTGAGAACTGTGCTATTGTTTATTTCCTCTACTCTATGTGTTTCTGGGATAACAAGAGAGTATTTTATCCAGATAGAAGAGGTGGAGTGGAACTATGCACCCAGCGGGATGAACCTAATTCAGAACCGGCCGATTGATGAGGATGA AGAAGCCTCAATCTTTTTGAAAAGAGGTCCCCAGCGAATTGGAGCAGTCTACAAGAAAGCTGTCTACAAGCAGTACACTGACGCCACCTACGGACAAGAAATACCTAAGCCCATTTGGCTTGGTTACATGGGCCCAATGTTGATGGCTGAGAGTGGAGACAAAGTTGTAATCCATCTAAAAAATTTAGCATCCCGACCTTACACTGTCCACCCGCATGGACTGACTTACACCAAAGGCAAAGAGG GAGCCTTGTATCCAGATGGAACCGGCCCGATGCTAAAGGAGGATGATGCTATACCTCCGGGAAAAGTGTTTACTTATGAGTGGGTCCTTACGGATAACCACGGTCCAACGAGTGATGACAGTAACTGTGTGACCCGGTTTTATCACTCTCATCTCAACACAGCAAAAGACATCAGCAGTGGATTACTTGGACCTCTTCTTATCTGTAAAAAAG GAACTCTGGGCACATGTGGTGACAAATATGCAAACCAAGCCTTCACCGTGATGTTCATGGTGTCAGATGAAAATTTGAGCTGGTACATCGACGCCAACATTGAAACATTTGTCTCAGATCCTATTGAGAACCTGAAAAACGATGAGGGTTTTATAGAGAGCAATAAGATGCACG ctaTCAATGGTTTTATGTATGGTAACCTACCTGGACTAAATATTTGCCAAGGCAACAAAGTAAACTGGTACACTATTGGCTTCGGGAATGAG GTGGACATGCATTCAGTTCATTTCCACGGTCAGATCCTGACTGCTCTGAACCACCACACCGATACGCTCAGTCTGTTCCCGGCCTCCAGCATCACAGCTGCAATGGTTGCACAAAACCCTGGACTCTGGCTGCTGGCCTGCAATGTTAATGACCATTTCTTGG CTGGAATGCAGGCTTTCTTTAGGATCTTCATTTGTCATCCTAACGCTCATAAGAAGAGCTCAGTCAGCAAACTGAGAGAGTACTTCATCGCAGCTCAGGAGCAGGTCTGGAACTATGCTCCCAATATACCAGAGGAAAG TGAGGCGCAGATATTTGTGAGCAACGGTCCAAACCGCATAGGAAGCAGCTACAAGAAGGTTCGCTATGTGGGATACACTGACAGCAGCTTTAGAAAGAAGATCCATCACGACACACAGGACCACCTAGGAATTCTGG GTCCTGTTCTGCGAGCTGAGGAGGGAGACCTCATCAGGGTCGTGTTCAAAAACGAAGCCAGCCGGCCGTACTCCGTTCAGGCCCATGGAGTGCAGTACACAATAGATCAGGAGGGAACGCTCTACAGTGACAGATATCAAG GACATGAAACTCCACTGCCAGCTTCTTTTGTCAGGCCGGGGGCAGTGTACGCCTATGAGTGGACCGTGCCAAACGGGGCAGGACCTGAGGAGGGGGAACCCGACTGTCTGACGTACCTGTACTACTCTGCTGTTGACCAAGTCAAAGACACCAGCTCCGGTCTGGTGGGACCTCTTCTTATCTGTCGACCTGGATCTCTAGAAGAAGGGATGCAG aaaaactacaacaaagagTTTCACCTCATGGCCACGGTGTTTGATGAGAACCTCAGCTGGTATCTTGATGAGAACATTCAGACTTTCACCACGTCTCCCCAGACGGTTGATAAGCAAGATACAGGCTTTATAATGAGCAATAAGATGCATG CTATCAACGGGTATGTGTATAACAACTTACCAGGCCTGAGGATGTGCAAAGGGGACAAAGTCTCATGGCACCTGTCGGCACTGGGAACAGAGACGGACATCATCAGCTTTTATTTCCAGGGGAACCGTTTCATCTACCGGCAGAACAGACGAGACAGCATCAGCGTTTTCCCTCACATCTCACACACCGTCACTATGGAGCCAGACAGCATGG GCCAGTTTGAAGTGGCATCGGCCACTCTGGACCACTATCGCTATGGGATGCGAGCCAACTACATTGTGGACTGGAGTAACCTGTATCAGCGCCGCAATTGGATAACCCACACAAGAACATACTTCATCGCTGCTGTAGAAATTGAATGGGACTACTCTCCAAGCCGAGCCTTTGAAGCAGAACTGTACAACGGTGTAAATAA TCCTGCCATAATCTTTGTGGATCGAGGAACAGGATTTATAGGTTCCCGTTACAAAAAGGTTGTTTACAGGGAGTTTACAGATTGCACGTTTACAACCGAGGTGAGGCGAGGACCTGATATGAACCATCTTGGCGTCATGG GTCCAATTattcatgcttttgttggtgaacaagtcaaaatagtttttaagaaTATGGCATCCAGAACGTATTCTATCCATGCACATGGAGTCAAGACGGCTTCCCCCCACGTCTACGAAACAAAACCAG GGGAAATTCACACGTACACCTGGTACATTACCAAAAATACAGGACCGACCCCTGAACAGGAGCCATGCATTGCGTCAGCGTACTTCTCCACTGTAGACGTCACGAAG GACCTCAACAGTGGGCTGATTGGTCCCCTGGTTATCTGCCGTGGCTGGAATAA GATTTTTCGACTGAAGGGAAATGTGAAAGAGTTTGCAACACTGTTCTTTATCTTTGATGAAAACGACAGCTG gtacctggatgataacatcaaagaGTACATCAGTAACCCCCAACCAGACttaaaaagtgatgaaaacTTTATAGAGAGCAACAAGATGCAT ggCATTAATGGTTATGTTTACGGTAACCTTCACTTGTACATGGAAGTTGGTAACAGAGTTTACTGGCACATCCTGGGAATGGGGAATGAAGTGGACATACACACCGTGCACTGGCATGGTCATAGTTTGGAGTATAAG TTGGGAGGAAATCTTTACCGCACTGACGTCTATGAGCTGTTTCCAGCCACCTTTCAG ACGACAAAGTTAATTCCCTTGTTTCCCGGTTCCTGGCTGTTCCACTGTCACGTCCACGACCACATTAAAGCTGGAATGGAAGCTGTGTATACTGTCCTTGAAAAACCTAGGATCCACTGA
- the tm4sf18 gene encoding transmembrane 4 L6 family member 18 isoform X4, with the protein MCCSVGFARSLGLALLPLALCCIVANLLLLFPMGETTYIEQNHLSSYIWYFGGLGGGGLLMLIPAVVFITLGKCSCCWNESLMMCGSVFAAVIGLVGSGYCFIISGLALLQGPNCFTSLGWTYPFSDQGGSYLLQPESWSKCHQPVHIVEWNITLLCVLLGLAVLEFVICLLQLGNGLVNAICRPCCYKQQYSLNA; encoded by the exons atgtGCTGTTCGGTGGGCTTTGCCCGATCCCTGGGCCTGGCCCTGCTGCCGCTTGCCCTTTGCTGTATTGTGGccaacctgctgctgctgtttccaATGGGAGAAACGACCTACATTGAGCAGAATCATCTGTCAAGCTACATCTGGTACTTTGGTGGACTAGGAGGTGGCGGACTCCTG ATGCTGATTCCAGCTGTGGTCTTTATCACTCTGGGGaaatgcagctgctgctggaatgAGAGCCTAATG ATGTGTGGGTCGGTTTTCGCAGCTGTCATTGGCCTCGTGGGTTCTGGATACTGCTTCATCATATCAGGCCTCGCCTTGCTGCAGGGTCCCAACTGCTTCACCTCACTGGGGTGGACATACCCCTTTTCCGACCAGGGTGGCAG CTATCTGCTGCAGCCAGAGTCTTGGTCCAAGTGCCACCAACCCGTTCATATAGTAGAGTGGAACATAACTCTGCTGTGTGTGTTACTGGGTCTGGCTGTGCTGGAGTTTGTCATCTGTCTCTTACAGTTGGGCAACGGCCTAGTCAACGCCATCTGTCGACCTTGCTGCTACAAGCAGCAGTACAGCCTCAATGCTTAG